The Leadbetterella byssophila DSM 17132 DNA window CTATGGCACCTATGTATTTCACGATATTCTTTCCGTCTTGTTTCTTCAAGACGAAAGCATGCGGAGTTCTAACCGCTCCATAAACTGGATATAGTTTTTGGTCGGCATCTGAAACATAAGGAAAAGAAAAGGACTTTTCTCTTGCCCTAGCCTTCATGGCTTCCAGATTTTCCTGCTCTGATTCACCGCTGGGATTAATGGCTATAACGGGATAGCCTAATGGTTTATACTTCTTATCCAAGGCTATGATTCGATCTTCGTAAGCCACAGCATACGGACAAGAATTACAAGTAAAGATTACTATATGCCCTTTGGCATCCGAAAAATCACTCAAACTCCACTCCCTATCATCTACTCCTTTAAGTTTAAAGTCCATGGCTGCGTCACCGATCCCATAGCCTCCCGGATTCTGGAAAGCCAGTAGCAGGACAGAAACGATTAAAATAATTCCCTTTTTCATTGTGTTTTGTATTTAGAAATGATTAGTTGCAATTCATCTTTCTTCAACATCCTATCTACAAACTCCACTTTCTTACCCTGATTTATAAAGAGGGTGGCCGGTATGCCTCCACTCCATTCTGGATC harbors:
- a CDS encoding thioredoxin family protein, with translation MKKGIILIVSVLLLAFQNPGGYGIGDAAMDFKLKGVDDREWSLSDFSDAKGHIVIFTCNSCPYAVAYEDRIIALDKKYKPLGYPVIAINPSGESEQENLEAMKARAREKSFSFPYVSDADQKLYPVYGAVRTPHAFVLKKQDGKNIVKYIGAIDNNYENPEEVTDKYIEEAVDALLDGREVIRTRTVAIGCAIKPKK